DNA sequence from the Elusimicrobiota bacterium genome:
CACATCAACAACAGTAAGGCTTATCCCATCCACCGCGATACTGCCTTTAGGGACAAGATACTTCCCAAAAGTGTCCGGACATATAAATTCGTACTTAACCCCGGATGGCAGGGAGGATACTTTAACAATCTGTGCGGTAGTTTCGATATGCCCGGTAACTATATGCCCGCCCATACGGTCCGTAGGCAATAACGCGCGTTCGGTATTCACCGTATCACCAGGCGCCAATCCACCGAGGTTACTGCTGGAAAGCGTTTCTGTAGAAATATCAAATTCCAAATGTGTATCGTTTACGCCTTTAACTTCCTGCCCCGTAACCGTGAGGCACACACCATTAACTGTAACACTTTCCCCGGGCTTAACATCCTGATACCCACAGGTAACTGTCAGTTTATTAAGACTAATACCTACTACGATACCTGGTTTTACAATACCTGTAAACATAAATAGTAATTACCTTTCAAAACCTTGATTTAATAAGAATATCCTGCCCAATACGTTCAATAGAGGTAAACTTAACAATAGGCGCGTATTGTATTTTAGACACCCCAACGCCTTCCACCGGCGTTTTAGCATTACGCCCGCCAACAATCTTTGGCGCTATGAATGTCCACATTTCGTCAACCACATTATCTTCTAAAGCAGCAGCGTTTGTCTCGCCTCCACCCTCAATTAATAATGTATTTACATTAATTTCAAACAGTTTCTTAACAATATCCTTGAAGTTTATCCTGTTTTTATTTGATTTACAAGGCTTTACAGGTATTATGGCAACACCTTCACGTCGAGATAGCCTTATAGCATTATTCAAGTTAGGATTACCTGTGCTTTTAGTGATAATAACCGTTTTTGCTTCATGGTTAAAAATATTCAGTGTGTTATAGTGTTTAACACACTTTAGATGCGGATCCACAATTACGCGGACAGGGTTTTCGCCTATACTATGAGCAGTTATCCACGGGTTGTCCACAAGTACTGTATTAATCCCCACAAGCACAGCATCAACCCGGGAACGCAGCTTATGAACGATGTCCCGGGATTGATCCGATGTTATCCACTTAGAGTTGTTTGTGAAGGTTGCAATCTTACCATCCAAACTCATTGCTGTTTTTAGGTAAACAAACGGCAATTTTTTAGTTATATTTTTTATGTATATTTTGTTTAATTCCCAAGCATTTTCACGCATCACGCCAACAACGCACTCAACCCCGGCTTTACGTAACACACTAAAACCTTTACAATTTACTTTAACATTAGGATCAGGCATTGCAGCCACTACTTTTTTAATCCCGGCACCTATAATTTGTGGTACACACGGAGGCGTACGTTTATCCGTATGACAGCAAGGTTCAAGGTTGACATACAAATCAGCGCCTCTGGCATCAGTACCTGCTTGTTTTAATGCATAAACCTCAGCATGCGGCCCTCCGCAATACCGGTGATACCCTTTTCCCACAATTTTACCGTTTTTTACTACCAAAGCAGCAACCTTGGGATTAGGCGCGACATTACCCCCGCTTTTTTCCGCTAAATCTATACATAAGGACATAAACTTTTCGTTTGTGTTCATACCAAATAAAAAACCCCTAGTGTTTCATACTTTATGATACCACCAGGGTTTACATTAATAAACCGAACTTGTTCTTACACCCTATCTTCTTTCATCCGGACTGCACAGTTAATACCTTATCCTGTTTAACTGTTAACACCGTCGGCACCTGAATTTCACAGGTTCTGTCTTAGAGACTCGCGGGCTATCACCGCCGGTTATGGACTCTCACCACAACCCTGAAGATATCTTTTATTATTATACAATACATCACTGCCCTAATTCAAGCCTGTTGATAAGGACTTCAGGTAATTTATACCCCCGCATTTTATCCTGTACCTTCTTAACATCGTATTCTACACGGAAACACGAAATTTCGCTGCTTTCAGTGTTGAACACCATACAACACGTCCGCCAATCCTCATCCCTTGGCTGGCCAACAGAACCGACATTAACAAAATGCTTGTATACTTTATCCAGGTTAAACATAGTAGTCCCGCTTTTTTGTGAGAGTTCACCCTGGTACGCAGTATCGTTCTCCTTATTTCTATCATACCTATAATGAAACGGCACGTGTGAATGCCCAACAAAACATACAAGTTGTTTCTTTATATGGCTGATATTAAACTTCATACGGTCAGAAGCAAGCAAGTACTCATCAATCGGCGATGACGGGCTTCCATGCACCATCATTATCAAGTCATCACTCCACATTTCCGGCAAGCTTTTTAAATACTCCTTGTTTTCCGGTGTCAAAATTTCACTGGTCCACGTGATTGCATGTTTTGCCGCCGGGTTGAACCAGTTAGGATCCTTCATCCCCACCGCCGCACGGTCATGATTACCCGCAACAATTTTTACGTTAGGAAGGTTGCGGATCATGTCAATACACTCATTAGGCTGCGGGCCGTATCCTACAATATCTCCGCAAAAAATGAAATCCTTTATCCCTGCGTTCCGGAGAAACCGCACAACGGTTTCCAGAGCGTCAAGATTACTGTGTATATCAGAGAACAACCCTATCCTCATAATTTTATCCGTTCCTGCCATATTTCCCGGTAATAACGTCAACAACCACTTTCCAGATGAAAACAGGCAAATCTTTCATCCTGGAAATTCTCCAGGGTTCGCGGTACAGGCGGTAAAGCCATTCAAGCCCGCATCTTTGCATCCATATAGGCGCCCTAGGTATTTTCCCAGAGAAAACATCAAAACTTCCGCCTATACCTATCATAATATTAACATTCAATATTTCACGTAACCGGTACAACCACAACTCCTGTTTTGGCACACCAAAACCTGCCAATAAAAACTGCGGTGCACAAGAATTAATTTCTTCAACAACCTTGTTTTCATCTTCCGGTTTGAAATACCCGTCACGGAACCCCGCTATCTTTAACGCAGGATACTTTGCTTTAATATTCCCCGCTGCTGCGGTTATCACCTCAGCGGTAGCGCCTATTAAGTATACAGAATAACCCATTTTTTCGGAAATATCAAATATTTTGTCTAACAAGTCTATCCCGGTAATACGCTGTTTAATGGGATACCCGTAAAGTTTACCGGCAATCATAATACCTACTGAATCCGGCACACTGAGATTTGCCCCGTGAATAGCCTGTGCGAGTTGTTTATCCTTCAATGCAGAGTTTATCATCAACGCGTTGGCGGTAACCACAAAAACCTTTTCCTTAACTTCGATTACCTTCCGGAAATAGCCGAGTATATCGTTGACACCGGCAATATCAACCGGCGTGTTGAGGATACTAACCCGCGGGAACGTCATTGCCACAGAATCAACGCATTACTCTTTGGATGCAACAGCCGGATCTTTTTGTTCCTGCTGCTCTGCCTGAACGGGTTCTTGCGTAACCACCTGCTGTTGTTCCTCTATGACAGGTTCTTCAGTAACAGGTTCTGTAACCATCTGCTGCATTTTTTGTTTATTAGTTGACACAAATTTTACGCTGATAATCTTTGTCACCCCAACTTCTTCACTGGTAACCCCGTAATATATATCCGCAGCTTCCATAGTTTTTTTGTTATGGGTGATAATAATAAACTGTGACGTCTTTGCGTATTCGCGTAACAGGTTCATGAACCTCAGTGTATTTGATTCATCCAGTGCAGAATCAGCTTCATCCATAATACAGAACGGTGCAGGTTTTACCATAAACAACCCGAACATCAACGCTATTGCGGTTAGAGAACTTTCCCCGCCGGATAACGACACAACTTCCTTAACCTTCTTCCCGGGAGGGCACGCTTTGATTTCAATACCGGTCTCCAACAAATTTTCTTCGTTTGTCAGTACAAGATCCGCCTCTCCGCCTTCAAACAAAGTGCGGTAAATATTAACAAAATGCCCGCGTACCGAATCAAACGTTTCCTTAAACTTTTCCTTTGTCGTAGTATTAATCTTAAAAATAATTTCCTGGAGGTCAGACTTAGCTTTTACAAGATCCTGCCTCTGAGCCTCGAGAAAGGTATACCTTGAATTAAGATTCTCGTATTCCTCCGGAGCAGCAAGGTTTACGTTACCGAATGAATCCACGCGTTTCCTCAGTTTTTCAACAGTCCCTGTAATCTCGTCAAGATACAACGGCTGCCCGTCCTTCGGCATTATCGGCTGGAAATATGCGGTACAAGTTTCTGGCGTGAGATTATATTTTTCTGAAAGCTCATTAACTATATGCGTAACCTCTCCTTTGGTATAACTTGCGTTGACATCAACACTATGCAACTCTTTCTGCAAGCGTTCACGTTCATGGCGTAACCCGCGAAGTTTACTTTCATTCTCCTGCATTTTGTTATACATCTGATTAACAGTTTCACGTGCACTCGCAATAGATTCCTGGATTACCGCCATTTGTTTATCAACTTCAACAATCGCAACTTCATTCTCCGCAACAACTTTTTTTGATTCTTCGATGATCAACTGCTGGCCGTTAATCTCGGTGTTTGCCCGTTCAATACTTTGCCTAACCCTCTGATGTTCCTGCTGATGAAACTGCTGTTCATTACTCCACCTCTGCCGGCGCTCATTATTTGCTACAAGCGATGCGTTTATCTCACCGGTCTCCCTCAACAATGTCAATTCATCAGTTTTTAAGGAGTCAAGTTTTATCTTTAATTCCGAAACTATCTTTGTTAACGCCTGTTCTTCAACCTTTAACGTATCAATTTTTTCTGTATTGGTACCCAAAAGTTTAACTGCGTTCCTCTGTTTTTCTTCGCTCTGCAAAATTTCTTTTGAGAAAACATCAAGTTCTTTCCCCAGGTATTCAAGTTCACCTGAAATCGTAGCTTTCTCGCTGACTAACACCATGCGGTCACTGTTAATCTTATTTATCTCCACACGTGTCTGGTGCAGTAAATCGTTAAACACAGAAATATCAGTTTCCACAATCCCCTGCCGTATTTCAAGTACCGTAATTGCTGCTGTATGCTGTTCATTTAAAAGCTTAGCTTCCTCAATCTGTCTTGCGATACTTAACGCACCCGTATCCTTTGGCAGGGTACCGCCGTATAGTATCGGCCCGTTCTCTACTAAAGTCCCTGCAGCCTGCTCAACCTTAAAATGCGTACCCAGCAAATATTTTAATACCGGCAAATACTTGTTATCGCACTTAATATTTTTGGCAAGCGAATTATCGAAGATATTAGAAAAAATATTTATCTTCTCAAGCCTATCCAGTAATATAAACGCCGCCCATCCTTCAGTAGCGCTGTTTGAAAGATACTCCGCCGCAGCTTTTGCGGCCTCCTGGTTCTCTGCGATGAAGTAATACATTTTTTCACCAAGGACTGTCTCCAATAACTTTTCAGTTTCCTTCGGTGCTTTCATAAGATTCATCAATGGCCCGTCAATCCCGGGCTGAGGATTATCAACCAACACTTTCGCTCCGGCACGCTGGGTCAACTGTTCTTCCTGCCATTGCGTAAAAACATCCGCCTGTGCTGTTAATGACGTTATCTGATGACGGTACTGTTCGATATCAGCCTTAATTAATTCTAGCATCTGTTGTGAAGATGTAAGAATAACATCCCACTGGTTTAACCGTGAACCAAGTTTTTCGAGTTCAGAATCTATCAAACCGATCCTACTGTTTAACTCCGTAAGTTTTGCAGTATAATCATTTTTTCTGGCTGCCGCCTGCTGAAAATCTTTTTCAATATTATTTTTCTCGATATTAATAGCCTGGAGATCAGACTGGTAATGATAAATATCATTTCGCAGGCCAGTAATCTGCTGAACCGACGCTAATTGTAACTCCTCCTGTTTTCTAAGTTCCCCTGATGTTGTGTTAACCTGCCGGGTGGTCCAACCAAGTACTTCAGTCTGCTTTTGATGTTCTGCAGTCAAACGAGTATGATCTTCTTCCAATACAACCTTCTGTTTAGAATGATCTTCTATCTGTTTTATTATGTACCCGAGTTCATCCGAAGCTTCCTTAACGATTCTGTTTAACTCGTTAATCTTAACCTCACCCGATAATATCTTATCTGCAGCATTATTTTTTGATGCGGTAAGTTTTGTTTGTTCCATGGATAGCGATGTTAAACCCATCAAGCATTTACTCAGTGAATCATCTGCCGCTTGTTTATCAACCGACATTTTTTGCTGTTCAGCTTCAAACGTATTGATTTCAGTAACATACTGCTGAAGTTCCTGCCCGAATTTTATCTGCTGATCTTCCAACAACTGTTTTTTACCGTTATGCTCATTATATTTATTCGAGAAAAGCGCTACTTCCCAGTACTTAAGCGATTCTTTTGCTGTATTGTACAGTTTAGCTTTCCGTGCCTGGTTATCGAGCGACTGTATCTGTGTTTTCAGCATAGAAAGAATATCATCCAGCCTCAACAAATCAGCATCCACGTGTTCAAGTTTTCTCAACGTTTCCTCGCGTTTAACACGGTATTTAGCAATACCACCGGCTTCCTCAATCAACAACCTACGTTCTTCAGGTTTGGATTTAAGGATATAATCCACTTTTCCTTGTTCCATCAATGAATACGAATCCGTGCCAACACCGGTATCAAGCAGTAGGTCACGTATATCTTTTAACCTGCACTGCGTTTTGTTAAGCGTATACTCACTCTCCCCTGAACGGTACAACCTACGCGTGATTTTTATTTCCGTAAAATTAATAGGTACTTTATGTTCGTTATTATCAAAAGTAAGGCTTACCTCTGCGAAAGATACCGGATGCCGTGTATCCGAGCCGTGAAATATAAGAGCTTCCATATCCTTTCCGCGTAAAGCATTAGCGCTTTGTTCTCCCAGAACCCACCGGAACGCATCAACGATATTAGACTTCCCGCACCCGTTTGGCCCGGCAATCGCTGAAATCCCGGGTGTAAATTCCAACACTGTTTTATCGGGAAACGACTTAAAACCGCACAACTCTAATGACTTTAAATACATTCTATGGTATCTCCTAAAAATTTATACAATTTAAATTCCATATATTAACATATATTGGTATTTTTTACTAAAAAACACCTTCTATTGTCAAGTCAAAAGAAAAATATTCCGACAGTTAATTATTTACCCAAAAAAATACTGTGGTTAGACAATAACAGGTGGTAATAAATGGAAAAAACTTTACTTGATTTATTGTAGAAGTTATAAAGTAATTTCACTGGTATTAAGGTTTACGCTTTTAACTGTTTAATCAGCTGAGGTATAATTTCGTATAGGTCACCTTGTATAGCAAAAGTCGCAACCTTCATCATCGGCGCTTCAGGGTCTTTATTGATTGCAACGATAATCTTTGATGACCCCATCCCTACGAGATGCTGTATTGCCCCGGAAATACCGCAGGCAATATATATTTTAGGCCCTACAGTGCGCCCAGTTTGTCCCACCTGATGAGAATATGGTATCCACCCGGCATCCACACATGCGCGGGAAGACCCTACTGCCCCGCCGATTGCTTTCGCAAGTTCTTCTATGATCTTAAACCCTTCTGGATTACCTAACCCGCGCCCGCCAGAAACAATGATATCCGCTTCAGACAGGTTCATAGTTTGGCTGGTATCTTTAACAAACTTTACAAACTGCGTGCGGATTTTAATATTTTGTATATCATACTTTTTGTCTATTATTTCGCCTTTACGATTATTTTCATATTCTGCACGTTTGAAGACTTTATGACGTACAGTAGCCATCTGCGGCCGGTGTTTTGGAGTAAGAATAGTTGCCATAATATTACCGCCGTACGCCGGGCGTGTCTGTAATAAATTACGTGTTTCATCTACATCAAGACCTGTACAGTCCGCAGTAAGCCCGGTCTCTATTTTTGCAGCAACACGGCTCGCAAATGAACGCCCGATATTCGTTGCGCCCATTAATACGATTTCAGGTTTTTCTTCGCGTACGAGCTGCGCCATAACTTCAGCGTAAGGTTCATCCTGAAACTCCGCAAGCAACGGGTCATCAATAACATACACTTTATCCGCACCAAACCGTGTAAGCTCTTCTGCTAGAGGTTTAACTTTATCTCCGAGAATGACAACTGCGAGATGAGTATGAAGCTTATCAGCCAACTTCCTGCCTTCTCCCAGCAGTTCATAGACAACCGGCGCAATTTCGCAACGCCGCTGCTCACCGTAAACCCATACTCCGCGGTAAGAATCAAAACCATCCATCTTAGCAACCACATCGCGTTCTATAACAATCGCATTAAACCGTTTACACGATTCTATACACGCACTGCAGTAATTACATTTCGCTAAATCAATGGTAGCGAGTTTAGTTTTTTTATTAGGATCCCCGCGGTCTACCATCGTTATTGCCGCTTGCGGGCATTCCTTTGAACACTTAGTACATCCGCTGCACTTATCCGCAAGAACATAAATTTTAGCCAATTTCCTACTCCTTCAATTAAATCAACTTTTTTTACTAAGAAGCTTCTCAACAATTCTTAATAGTTCAGTGAAATCAAACGGTTTATTAACGTACATATCAGCCCCGATATTTTCCGCCAAACCTTTATCATCATCCCTCGCCAACGCGGTGAGCATAATGATCTTCGGCTTCTTAAACCCATCAATCAATGTCAATGCTTTCACCAGATGATACCCATCGATCTTCGGCATCATAATATCTACTATTACAAGATCAGGCTTAAACTCCGGCGCTTTCTTAATTGCATCAAATCCATCGCTTGCAGAAAGAACATCATAACCTTCCGATTTAAAACGCAACTCAATTAATTCCAACAACGTTTTATCGTCATCAACAACCAGTATCTTTTTAAGCAATGCCTTATTGCTGCTTGCTTGCTTATTGTTCTTCTCTAGCACACCTCTTTTTTTTTGCATAATTTATGTTAAACCGTTTATATCACCTGAAGTTCTTTAAGTTTCTGTACCAACAGTTTTGCCTGTTCTTCAGGCTCACCACAAATATTTTCGCCGCCTTTTCTCGGGGGCGGGCTAAACACTTTCTTTACCTGTGTTGGCGACCCTGCCATCCCAAGTTTTTTTATATCCGCCAAAATATCCGCTGCAGTCCATTTTGTAACAACCGCTTTTTTCGCTGCGATCTTACCTTTTAACGACGGTAACCGCGGAGTATTAATTTCTTTCACTACTGTTATCAGGCACGGCAGCGGTAAGTCAATAATATCCGACCCGTCTTCCATCATACGTTCAACAGTCAGTCCCGTGGCATCAGCTTTATCAATCTTACGCACGTAAGACACATGCGGGATATCAAGTTTCTCGGCAACACCCGGCCCTACCTGTGCGGTATCACCATCCACTGCCTGTTTTCCGCAGATAATCAAATCTACTTTCGGTAATTTTTTTATAGCCATTGCGAGAGTATACGATGTCGCCAAGGTATCAGCCCCGGCAAACGCGCGGTCAGTCAACAATACAGCATTATTCACCCCAAGTGCTATACTTTCCCGTAACGCTTGTTCCGCCTGGGGCGGCCCCATAGTAATTGTCGTGACTGTCCCGCCGGCGCGTTCACGTAACCTCAACCCTTCTTCAATAGCATACTCATCAAACGGGTTAATAATTGACTTTACACCTTCACGTACCAGCGTGTTGGTTTCAGGATTAATTTTTACATCCGTTGTTTCCGGCACTTGTTTTATCAGGACAACAATTTCCATTTACAATCCCTTCGCTGCAGCTTCCTTTATCAACGCTAACGCAATCTCGTTACGCTGAACCTGATTTGTTCCTTCGTATATCTGCGTAATCTTAGCGTCCCGCATCATTTTTTCTACGGGATACTCACGGCTGTACCCATACCCACCAAAAATCTGAACAGCATTAGTTGTCACTTTCATTGCGGTATCCGAACAGAACAGTTTCGACATTGCAGACTCTTTTGCGAACTTTTCAACTTTGCTCATATCCTTATCAATACCTTTACACGTAAAATATAGCAAACACCGCGCTGCTTCAACTTCAGTTGCCATATCAGCCAGCATATGCTGAATTGCCTGGAAATTAATGATCGGCTGCCCGAACTGTTCGCGTTTACGCGCATAGGCAATAGCTTCATCCAATGCACCGCCGGCGATCCCCAACGCCTGCGCTGCTACGCCAGGCCGTGAAGAAAACAATGTTTTCATCGCTACAATAAATCCCTGCCCTTCACGCCCAACCACATTTTCCTTTGGTACAACACAATCCTGGAAAATCAACTCGCGAGTCGGTGATGCGCGGATACCCATTTTCTTTTCCTTTTTCCCGAATGTAAACCCCGGCATACCTTTCTCAAGGACAAAACATGTCAGCCCGCGGATCCCTTTCGTAGGATTAGTTACCGCAAAAACTGTGTATACTTCCGCTTCACCCGCGTTTGTGATAAAACACTTAGTACCGTTCAGCACATACGCATTATTTTTCAATACCGCAGTAGTCTTCATAGCGCCAGCATCTGACCCTGCCATAGGTTCGGTTAACCCAAACGCAGCGAGTGATTTACCTTTAGCGATATTCGGCAGATACTTCTTCTTTTGTTCCGGGCTGCCATAGAGTACCAGCGGTAATGTCCCTAACGCCGTTCCTGCTACGCACAAAGCGATTCCACCGTCAACCTTAGCAATTTCTTCTACAGCAAGGATTAACGACAAAATCCCCGCACCCATACCTTCATATTCGGGTTCAATATACAACCCGCAGAGGTCAGCCTGTGCTATCTCTTTCAATATTTCCCATGGAAATTCTTCAGTCTCATCATAATGTTCGCGTATAGGTTTAATCTTTTCCTGCGCGATCCGCCTCGCGATATCCACGATCATCTGTTGTTCTTCTGTCAAGAAATAGTCCATTACAATCCTCCCATAGTTAACACTAATATTTTTCTTTAAAACTTACCCAAGGCTTCTCTTGCAGCGTTTTGTTCTGCATCCTTCTTATTTTTTCCCGCACCGATACCAAAAACTTTTTCTTCAATCTCCACTACCACAGTAAAAATCTTATCATGATCCGGCCCAGCTTCTTTTACCAGCTTATATACAGGTATTGTCTTGTACCTCTTCTGTGTCTCCTCCTGTAGTTTAGACTTATAATCCCGGGTAATAATCCTCTTCCTTGTTGATAGATAATCCGTGATAAACTTACTGGTATACCCAAAACCTTTATCTATATACATCGCACCGACAACGGCTTCCATTGCGTTTGACATCAACGACTCGCGTTCCCTCCCGCCGGTAAGTTCTTCGCTTGCGCTTAGGAACAAATACTTACCCAATTCATACTCTTTCGCCCATTCATAAAATGACTGCCGGGATACCAGTATTGACTTCAACTGCGACAATTTCCCTTCCTCGGATTCCGGATGATTTTGGTAAAGATAGGTTGCAACCACTAAAGAAAGCACGCTGTCTCCAAGAAACTCCAGCCGTTCATTCGAATATCCAACTTTTTTTTCTTCGGAGTACGACTTATGCGTCAACGCTTTCGCCAACAAAGCCTTATTTTTAAACCTAACCTTTAACCTTTTTTCCAGGTTATTCAGATCTTCATTCATTAAACTTTTTTATAATAAGCACAGCGTTATGCCCGCCAAACCCCAACGAGTTGGACAGCGCTGCATCAATATTATGCTGCCGTCCGGTGTTCGGAACGTAGTCAAGGTCTAAATCCGGAAGGTCCGGTGTTTCAAGGTTAATCGTTG
Encoded proteins:
- a CDS encoding metallophosphoesterase family protein; amino-acid sequence: MRIGLFSDIHSNLDALETVVRFLRNAGIKDFIFCGDIVGYGPQPNECIDMIRNLPNVKIVAGNHDRAAVGMKDPNWFNPAAKHAITWTSEILTPENKEYLKSLPEMWSDDLIMMVHGSPSSPIDEYLLASDRMKFNISHIKKQLVCFVGHSHVPFHYRYDRNKENDTAYQGELSQKSGTTMFNLDKVYKHFVNVGSVGQPRDEDWRTCCMVFNTESSEISCFRVEYDVKKVQDKMRGYKLPEVLINRLELGQ
- a CDS encoding acyl-CoA dehydrogenase family protein → MDYFLTEEQQMIVDIARRIAQEKIKPIREHYDETEEFPWEILKEIAQADLCGLYIEPEYEGMGAGILSLILAVEEIAKVDGGIALCVAGTALGTLPLVLYGSPEQKKKYLPNIAKGKSLAAFGLTEPMAGSDAGAMKTTAVLKNNAYVLNGTKCFITNAGEAEVYTVFAVTNPTKGIRGLTCFVLEKGMPGFTFGKKEKKMGIRASPTRELIFQDCVVPKENVVGREGQGFIVAMKTLFSSRPGVAAQALGIAGGALDEAIAYARKREQFGQPIINFQAIQHMLADMATEVEAARCLLYFTCKGIDKDMSKVEKFAKESAMSKLFCSDTAMKVTTNAVQIFGGYGYSREYPVEKMMRDAKITQIYEGTNQVQRNEIALALIKEAAAKGL
- a CDS encoding WecB/TagA/CpsF family glycosyltransferase, whose product is MTFPRVSILNTPVDIAGVNDILGYFRKVIEVKEKVFVVTANALMINSALKDKQLAQAIHGANLSVPDSVGIMIAGKLYGYPIKQRITGIDLLDKIFDISEKMGYSVYLIGATAEVITAAAGNIKAKYPALKIAGFRDGYFKPEDENKVVEEINSCAPQFLLAGFGVPKQELWLYRLREILNVNIMIGIGGSFDVFSGKIPRAPIWMQRCGLEWLYRLYREPWRISRMKDLPVFIWKVVVDVITGKYGRNG
- a CDS encoding riboflavin synthase; amino-acid sequence: MFTGIVKPGIVVGISLNKLTVTCGYQDVKPGESVTVNGVCLTVTGQEVKGVNDTHLEFDISTETLSSSNLGGLAPGDTVNTERALLPTDRMGGHIVTGHIETTAQIVKVSSLPSGVKYEFICPDTFGKYLVPKGSIAVDGISLTVVDVSPGKFSVVIIPHTLENTALKRKKAGDTVNLEPDILIKYLANIVKHDNTDFFMKKELTWDKLKDEGFL
- a CDS encoding response regulator — translated: MQKKRGVLEKNNKQASSNKALLKKILVVDDDKTLLELIELRFKSEGYDVLSASDGFDAIKKAPEFKPDLVIVDIMMPKIDGYHLVKALTLIDGFKKPKIIMLTALARDDDKGLAENIGADMYVNKPFDFTELLRIVEKLLSKKS
- the smc gene encoding chromosome segregation protein SMC; translation: MYLKSLELCGFKSFPDKTVLEFTPGISAIAGPNGCGKSNIVDAFRWVLGEQSANALRGKDMEALIFHGSDTRHPVSFAEVSLTFDNNEHKVPINFTEIKITRRLYRSGESEYTLNKTQCRLKDIRDLLLDTGVGTDSYSLMEQGKVDYILKSKPEERRLLIEEAGGIAKYRVKREETLRKLEHVDADLLRLDDILSMLKTQIQSLDNQARKAKLYNTAKESLKYWEVALFSNKYNEHNGKKQLLEDQQIKFGQELQQYVTEINTFEAEQQKMSVDKQAADDSLSKCLMGLTSLSMEQTKLTASKNNAADKILSGEVKINELNRIVKEASDELGYIIKQIEDHSKQKVVLEEDHTRLTAEHQKQTEVLGWTTRQVNTTSGELRKQEELQLASVQQITGLRNDIYHYQSDLQAINIEKNNIEKDFQQAAARKNDYTAKLTELNSRIGLIDSELEKLGSRLNQWDVILTSSQQMLELIKADIEQYRHQITSLTAQADVFTQWQEEQLTQRAGAKVLVDNPQPGIDGPLMNLMKAPKETEKLLETVLGEKMYYFIAENQEAAKAAAEYLSNSATEGWAAFILLDRLEKINIFSNIFDNSLAKNIKCDNKYLPVLKYLLGTHFKVEQAAGTLVENGPILYGGTLPKDTGALSIARQIEEAKLLNEQHTAAITVLEIRQGIVETDISVFNDLLHQTRVEINKINSDRMVLVSEKATISGELEYLGKELDVFSKEILQSEEKQRNAVKLLGTNTEKIDTLKVEEQALTKIVSELKIKLDSLKTDELTLLRETGEINASLVANNERRQRWSNEQQFHQQEHQRVRQSIERANTEINGQQLIIEESKKVVAENEVAIVEVDKQMAVIQESIASARETVNQMYNKMQENESKLRGLRHERERLQKELHSVDVNASYTKGEVTHIVNELSEKYNLTPETCTAYFQPIMPKDGQPLYLDEITGTVEKLRKRVDSFGNVNLAAPEEYENLNSRYTFLEAQRQDLVKAKSDLQEIIFKINTTTKEKFKETFDSVRGHFVNIYRTLFEGGEADLVLTNEENLLETGIEIKACPPGKKVKEVVSLSGGESSLTAIALMFGLFMVKPAPFCIMDEADSALDESNTLRFMNLLREYAKTSQFIIITHNKKTMEAADIYYGVTSEEVGVTKIISVKFVSTNKQKMQQMVTEPVTEEPVIEEQQQVVTQEPVQAEQQEQKDPAVASKE
- a CDS encoding electron transfer flavoprotein subunit alpha; this encodes MAKIYVLADKCSGCTKCSKECPQAAITMVDRGDPNKKTKLATIDLAKCNYCSACIESCKRFNAIVIERDVVAKMDGFDSYRGVWVYGEQRRCEIAPVVYELLGEGRKLADKLHTHLAVVILGDKVKPLAEELTRFGADKVYVIDDPLLAEFQDEPYAEVMAQLVREEKPEIVLMGATNIGRSFASRVAAKIETGLTADCTGLDVDETRNLLQTRPAYGGNIMATILTPKHRPQMATVRHKVFKRAEYENNRKGEIIDKKYDIQNIKIRTQFVKFVKDTSQTMNLSEADIIVSGGRGLGNPEGFKIIEELAKAIGGAVGSSRACVDAGWIPYSHQVGQTGRTVGPKIYIACGISGAIQHLVGMGSSKIIVAINKDPEAPMMKVATFAIQGDLYEIIPQLIKQLKA
- a CDS encoding electron transfer flavoprotein subunit beta/FixA family protein, whose protein sequence is MEIVVLIKQVPETTDVKINPETNTLVREGVKSIINPFDEYAIEEGLRLRERAGGTVTTITMGPPQAEQALRESIALGVNNAVLLTDRAFAGADTLATSYTLAMAIKKLPKVDLIICGKQAVDGDTAQVGPGVAEKLDIPHVSYVRKIDKADATGLTVERMMEDGSDIIDLPLPCLITVVKEINTPRLPSLKGKIAAKKAVVTKWTAADILADIKKLGMAGSPTQVKKVFSPPPRKGGENICGEPEEQAKLLVQKLKELQVI
- the ribD gene encoding bifunctional diaminohydroxyphosphoribosylaminopyrimidine deaminase/5-amino-6-(5-phosphoribosylamino)uracil reductase RibD → MNTNEKFMSLCIDLAEKSGGNVAPNPKVAALVVKNGKIVGKGYHRYCGGPHAEVYALKQAGTDARGADLYVNLEPCCHTDKRTPPCVPQIIGAGIKKVVAAMPDPNVKVNCKGFSVLRKAGVECVVGVMRENAWELNKIYIKNITKKLPFVYLKTAMSLDGKIATFTNNSKWITSDQSRDIVHKLRSRVDAVLVGINTVLVDNPWITAHSIGENPVRVIVDPHLKCVKHYNTLNIFNHEAKTVIITKSTGNPNLNNAIRLSRREGVAIIPVKPCKSNKNRINFKDIVKKLFEINVNTLLIEGGGETNAAALEDNVVDEMWTFIAPKIVGGRNAKTPVEGVGVSKIQYAPIVKFTSIERIGQDILIKSRF